Genomic segment of Rhodocaloribacter litoris:
CTTGCCCTCCCCGATAACCCACTTCGGAGACCACCATGTACCGGAAATCCTCCCTCCTCCTCGGCTTGCTGATGCTGCCCGTACTCGTTGTGTCTGCCCAGCCGGAACAACCGGTCGAAGAATGGACCGGCAAGACCATCCTGCTCATCGGCGCCCACCCGGACGACGACTCGCAGGCGCACGGCACGCTCGCCCGCCTCGTCGCTAACGGCAACGACGTCCACGTGATGCTGCTCACGCTCGGCAACGTCGGCACCAAAGATCCCAACCTCTCGCGCATCGAACTGGCCAAGATCCGGCGTCAGGAAGAAGTCAATGCCCTCGCCCAGCTCGGTATCCCGGAGGAGAATTACATCAACCTGGGCTACGACGACGGGCGCGTCGAATACGCTGACCGGGAAGAGATCATCGAGCGCATTGTCTTCCACATCCGCCGCCTCCGCCCGAACGTACTCATGGCGTTCGATCCCGGCAAGGGGGCCCAGCGGTGGCACAAGGCGGACCACCGCGC
This window contains:
- a CDS encoding PIG-L deacetylase family protein, whose amino-acid sequence is MYRKSSLLLGLLMLPVLVVSAQPEQPVEEWTGKTILLIGAHPDDDSQAHGTLARLVANGNDVHVMLLTLGNVGTKDPNLSRIELAKIRRQEEVNALAQLGIPEENYINLGYDDGRVEYADREEIIERIVFHIRRLRPNVLMAFDPGKGAQRWHKADHRAASYLAADAARAAEWPLLFPGHLVNHNLEAHQVEEYLFFDTADANTWVDITGYVDAKINAGLQYVSQWGPHGQNRYEGPTLTPEQEQLVRERLQRRIRMRDGKPVEAFRHYKGVPDGIGR